A genomic region of Pseudomonas sp. KU43P contains the following coding sequences:
- a CDS encoding MmcQ/YjbR family DNA-binding protein, whose product MSRQKMTEAQVAAFCLSLPGAREDYKWGAIRVFSVAGNKMFAVIGLAGEGLSFKVGNELFLGYCDRPGVRPAPYLARAHWIIMQPPYPMGREELCDLLQRSHQLVVRRLPKRLQVGLLM is encoded by the coding sequence ATGTCTAGACAGAAGATGACCGAGGCGCAGGTGGCTGCGTTCTGCCTGAGCCTGCCAGGGGCACGAGAAGACTATAAGTGGGGCGCAATCCGGGTGTTCTCGGTAGCGGGCAACAAGATGTTCGCGGTCATCGGGCTGGCCGGGGAAGGCCTGTCGTTCAAGGTGGGCAACGAGCTGTTCCTGGGCTACTGCGACCGCCCCGGGGTGCGGCCGGCACCGTATCTGGCGCGGGCACACTGGATCATCATGCAGCCGCCCTACCCCATGGGCCGCGAGGAGCTGTGCGACCTGCTGCAACGCTCGCACCAACTGGTGGTACGGCGGCTACCCAAGCGCTTGCAGGTGGGTTTGCTGATGTAG
- a CDS encoding DUF1294 domain-containing protein, protein MRIKWLALAVLCLLPLAGALQMGWSGRSWLPLGLYPAVSLVTVLLYWQDKHQARTAGWRTPEKVLHASELLGGWPGALVAQQLFRHKTRKVPYQAVFWSIVLLHQVFWADWLFLGNHLLS, encoded by the coding sequence ATGCGCATCAAGTGGCTGGCGCTGGCGGTGTTGTGCCTGCTGCCCTTGGCAGGCGCGCTGCAGATGGGCTGGAGCGGGCGATCATGGTTGCCACTGGGGTTGTACCCGGCGGTCAGCCTGGTCACCGTGCTGTTGTACTGGCAGGACAAGCACCAGGCCCGCACCGCAGGCTGGCGTACGCCGGAAAAAGTACTGCATGCCAGCGAGCTGCTCGGCGGCTGGCCGGGGGCACTGGTGGCCCAGCAGCTGTTCCGGCACAAGACGCGCAAGGTGCCGTATCAGGCCGTGTTCTGGAGCATCGTGCTGCTACATCAGGTGTTCTGGGCCGACTGGCTGTTCCTGGGCAATCACCTGCTCTCGTGA
- a CDS encoding FMN-dependent NADH-azoreductase — translation MKLLHIDSSILGDNSASRQLSREVVEAWKVADPSLEVVYRDLAADAIAHFSAATLVAAGTPEDVRDAAQAFEAKLSAETLEEFLAADAVVIGAPMYNFTVPTQLKAWIDRVAVAGKTFRYTEAGPQGLCGDKKVVLVSTAGGLHAGQPSGAGHEDFLKVFLGFIGITDLEIVRAHGLAYGPEHRSKAIDAAQAQIANELFAAA, via the coding sequence ATGAAACTGTTGCACATCGATTCGAGCATCCTGGGCGACAATTCCGCCTCCCGCCAGCTCAGCCGCGAAGTGGTCGAAGCCTGGAAAGTCGCCGACCCAAGCCTCGAAGTGGTGTACCGCGACCTGGCAGCCGACGCCATCGCCCACTTCTCGGCCGCCACCCTGGTGGCTGCAGGCACCCCAGAGGACGTGCGTGATGCCGCCCAGGCCTTCGAAGCCAAGCTCAGTGCCGAAACCCTGGAAGAATTCCTGGCCGCTGACGCGGTGGTAATCGGCGCGCCGATGTACAACTTCACCGTGCCGACCCAGCTCAAGGCCTGGATCGACCGGGTAGCGGTTGCCGGCAAGACGTTCCGCTACACCGAAGCGGGCCCGCAAGGCCTGTGCGGTGACAAGAAAGTGGTGCTGGTGTCCACTGCGGGGGGCCTGCACGCTGGCCAGCCGAGCGGCGCCGGCCATGAGGACTTCCTCAAGGTCTTCCTCGGCTTCATCGGTATCACCGACCTGGAAATCGTCCGCGCCCACGGCCTGGCCTATGGCCCGGAACACCGTAGCAAGGCGATCGATGCTGCCCAGGCGCAGATTGCCAACGAGCTGTTCGCAGCGGCCTGA
- a CDS encoding LysR substrate-binding domain-containing protein produces the protein MQDLNDLFYFAQVVEAGGFAAAGRQLGIPKSRLSRRIAELEERLGTRLLQRTTRQLMLTAVGERYLHHCRAMLMEAEAADEVVASMSSEPRGRLRVSCPVALAHAFLPDVISRFLQQYPQVQLDMVLLNRRVDLISEGIDVALRVRDLGDEDPALVTRRLRQAQMQLVAAPGFADHVREPAALASLPVLGAAEADRLVHLRLLGPHGRQEDIALEPRLAIDDFVVRNAAVRAGLGFTALPSMFCEEELARGELVRLLPEWSLPGGYLQAVYPHRRGLLPAVRVWIDHLAASFEACGERYV, from the coding sequence ATGCAAGATCTCAACGACCTCTTCTATTTCGCACAAGTGGTCGAAGCGGGGGGCTTCGCCGCCGCCGGACGCCAGTTGGGCATCCCCAAGTCGCGTCTGTCGCGGCGCATCGCCGAGCTGGAGGAAAGGCTGGGCACGCGCCTGCTGCAGCGCACCACGCGCCAGTTGATGCTGACCGCAGTCGGTGAACGCTACCTGCACCACTGCCGGGCCATGCTGATGGAAGCGGAGGCCGCCGACGAGGTGGTGGCCAGCATGAGCAGCGAACCGCGCGGGCGCTTGCGGGTATCCTGCCCGGTGGCGCTGGCCCATGCCTTTTTGCCTGATGTGATCAGCCGCTTCCTGCAGCAGTACCCGCAGGTACAACTGGACATGGTGCTGCTCAACCGCCGTGTCGACCTGATATCCGAAGGCATCGACGTGGCGCTGCGCGTGCGCGACCTGGGCGACGAAGACCCGGCGCTGGTCACCCGCCGTTTGCGCCAGGCACAAATGCAACTGGTGGCCGCGCCTGGCTTTGCCGACCATGTGCGTGAGCCTGCCGCGCTGGCCAGCCTGCCGGTGCTGGGCGCGGCGGAGGCTGATCGGCTGGTTCACTTGCGCCTGCTAGGGCCCCATGGCCGGCAAGAGGACATCGCTCTGGAACCGCGCCTGGCCATCGATGACTTCGTGGTCCGCAACGCTGCCGTGCGCGCCGGGCTAGGCTTCACGGCCCTGCCAAGCATGTTCTGCGAAGAAGAACTGGCACGTGGCGAGCTGGTGCGGCTGCTGCCGGAATGGTCGCTGCCGGGGGGCTACCTGCAAGCGGTATACCCGCATAGGCGAGGGTTGTTGCCGGCGGTTCGGGTGTGGATCGATCACCTGGCCGCCTCGTTCGAGGCCTGTGGAGAGCGTTATGTCTAG
- a CDS encoding methyl-accepting chemotaxis protein: protein MDQVATAVNEVTYAVQDVAKTAEQAAGEMHAAQQQVEHGQQAIHGSLQQIDRLSLTIDQAVQVIRDLAGHNTKIGGVLDVIRAIAEQTNLLALNAAIEAARAGEQGRGFAVVADEVRLLAQRTAQSTAEIHTMIEHLQKQSDAAVKAIDTSSEASRQTVEQAREAGASLSAINQALHSLTSLNASIASATLQQSHVVEEINRNVLDTAGLSQQTAEAARQSSDAGLALTRLSAELEQLLGQFRVS, encoded by the coding sequence ATGGACCAGGTGGCAACCGCCGTCAATGAAGTCACCTACGCCGTTCAGGACGTGGCCAAGACTGCCGAACAGGCTGCCGGCGAGATGCACGCGGCGCAGCAACAGGTCGAGCATGGTCAGCAGGCCATCCACGGCAGCCTGCAGCAGATCGATCGCCTGTCGCTGACCATCGACCAGGCCGTACAGGTGATCCGCGACCTGGCGGGGCACAACACCAAGATCGGAGGCGTGCTGGACGTGATTCGCGCCATTGCCGAGCAAACCAACCTGCTTGCCCTCAACGCAGCCATCGAAGCGGCGCGCGCTGGCGAACAGGGCCGCGGCTTTGCCGTGGTGGCCGACGAAGTGCGCCTGCTGGCCCAGCGCACGGCGCAGTCGACCGCCGAAATCCACACCATGATCGAGCACCTGCAGAAGCAGTCGGATGCGGCGGTGAAAGCCATCGACACCAGCAGCGAAGCCTCGCGCCAGACCGTCGAGCAGGCTCGCGAGGCCGGTGCCAGCCTGAGCGCCATCAACCAGGCCCTGCATAGCCTCACGTCGCTCAACGCCTCGATCGCCAGTGCAACCTTGCAACAGTCGCATGTGGTCGAGGAAATCAACCGCAACGTGCTGGACACCGCCGGGCTGTCACAGCAGACCGCCGAGGCCGCGCGACAGTCGAGCGATGCAGGCCTGGCATTGACGCGACTGAGTGCAGAACTGGAACAACTGCTCGGCCAGTTCCGCGTCAGCTGA
- a CDS encoding alpha/beta hydrolase family protein — protein MNIPRCLLALFLCASLLAHAEAAPWVAGLHHMTLDDPVDARPMQALAFYPAHGTTRSLRIDGYPIDVAEEAPVALGQFPLLVLSHGNTGSPLALHYLATSLARQGFVVVAVVHPGDNARDHSRLGTLSNLYGRPLQISAAITAAREDVLLGPYLNDGKVGVIGYSAGGETALILSGARPDLDRLRQYCVERPNDADACKTHGVLIADRSELTPQADSRVGAVMLMAPLSLMFGRHALAGVRVPALIYSGDNDQLLAVDRNAEALARKLPVTPDYRLLAGAGHFVFMARCDEEQHARMPVLCKDAEGVDRRHIHHSLNRDTAAFFSQTLGAPEHAERSAATAAPRQQQR, from the coding sequence ATGAACATTCCCCGTTGCTTGCTGGCGCTCTTTCTGTGCGCCAGCCTGTTGGCCCATGCCGAAGCCGCGCCCTGGGTGGCGGGCCTGCACCACATGACCCTTGACGACCCGGTCGACGCCCGCCCCATGCAGGCCCTGGCGTTCTACCCCGCCCATGGCACGACGCGCAGCCTGCGCATCGACGGCTACCCCATTGATGTAGCCGAAGAGGCCCCGGTTGCTCTGGGCCAGTTCCCGTTACTGGTGCTTTCCCATGGCAACACCGGCAGCCCGCTGGCCCTGCATTACCTGGCGACGTCCCTGGCACGCCAGGGCTTCGTGGTGGTGGCGGTGGTGCACCCGGGTGATAATGCGCGCGACCACAGCCGGCTGGGCACCTTGAGCAACCTCTATGGCCGGCCCTTGCAGATCAGCGCCGCGATAACCGCCGCCCGTGAGGATGTGCTGCTGGGGCCTTACCTGAACGACGGCAAGGTCGGGGTGATCGGTTATTCGGCGGGGGGTGAGACTGCGCTGATCCTGTCTGGCGCTCGGCCTGATCTGGATCGCTTGCGCCAATACTGTGTCGAGCGGCCCAACGACGCCGATGCCTGCAAGACCCACGGTGTGTTGATCGCCGACCGCAGCGAGTTGACCCCCCAGGCTGACTCACGGGTAGGCGCAGTCATGCTGATGGCCCCCTTGAGCCTGATGTTCGGCCGTCACGCCCTGGCCGGCGTGAGAGTGCCGGCGCTGATCTACAGTGGTGACAATGACCAGTTGCTGGCCGTCGACCGCAACGCCGAAGCACTGGCCCGCAAGCTGCCGGTCACGCCGGACTACCGTCTGCTCGCTGGCGCAGGGCACTTCGTGTTCATGGCCCGCTGTGACGAAGAACAGCATGCGCGCATGCCGGTACTGTGCAAGGACGCCGAGGGGGTCGACCGGCGGCATATCCATCATTCCCTGAATCGAGATACCGCTGCATTCTTCAGCCAAACCCTGGGCGCCCCAGAGCATGCCGAGCGCTCAGCCGCGACGGCTGCGCCGCGCCAGCAACAGCGTTAG
- a CDS encoding undecaprenyl-diphosphate phosphatase produces MDFWTAFQAIILGVVEGLTEFLPISSTGHQIIVADLIGFGGERAIAFNIIIQLAAILAVVWEFRRKILDVVFGLTNQPTARRFTANLLLAFLPAVVLGVLFADLIHHYLFNPITVATALVIGGFIMLWAERRTHRVEVDHVDDMRWSHALKIGFVQCLAMIPGTSRSGSTIIGGLLFGLSRKAATEFSFFLAMPTMVGAAVYSGYKYRDLFQPSDLPVFAIGFVTSFIFAMIAVRALLKFIANHSYAAFAWYRIVFGLLILATWQFGWVNWATAAG; encoded by the coding sequence ATGGATTTTTGGACTGCCTTTCAGGCAATCATCTTAGGCGTGGTCGAAGGGCTGACGGAGTTTCTGCCGATTTCCAGTACCGGGCACCAGATCATCGTGGCCGACCTGATCGGCTTTGGTGGCGAGCGGGCCATCGCGTTCAACATCATCATCCAGCTGGCGGCGATTCTGGCGGTGGTGTGGGAGTTCCGGCGCAAGATTCTCGATGTGGTGTTCGGCCTGACCAACCAGCCAACCGCGCGCCGCTTCACCGCCAACCTGCTGCTGGCGTTTCTTCCGGCCGTGGTGCTGGGCGTGCTGTTCGCCGACCTGATTCATCACTACCTGTTCAACCCGATCACCGTGGCCACCGCGCTGGTCATCGGTGGTTTCATCATGCTCTGGGCCGAGCGCCGTACGCACCGTGTGGAGGTCGATCACGTCGATGACATGCGCTGGTCGCACGCCCTGAAAATCGGTTTCGTCCAATGCCTGGCGATGATCCCGGGCACTTCGCGTTCGGGCTCGACCATCATCGGCGGCTTGCTGTTCGGCCTGTCGCGCAAGGCAGCCACCGAGTTCTCGTTCTTCCTGGCGATGCCGACCATGGTCGGCGCAGCGGTGTACTCGGGCTACAAGTATCGCGACCTGTTCCAGCCCAGTGACCTGCCGGTGTTCGCCATCGGATTCGTGACCTCGTTCATCTTCGCGATGATTGCGGTGCGCGCGTTGCTCAAGTTCATTGCCAACCACAGCTACGCAGCATTTGCCTGGTACCGCATCGTGTTCGGTTTGCTGATCCTGGCGACCTGGCAGTTCGGCTGGGTCAACTGGGCGACGGCAGCAGGTTGA
- a CDS encoding MFS transporter translates to MTAQPPAPIRNTGITLQILSIVFYTFIAFLCIGLPIAVLPSYVHDQLGFGAVIAGVTIGLQYLATLLSRPFAGRVADTLGGKKAIRFGLLGIAGCGVLTLISAWTLTMPVLSLALLLGGRLLLGLAQGLIGVATLSWGISQVGPEHTARVISWNGIASYGAIAIGAPVGVLAVDGLDFSVLGPALLVLAALALLVLRKRPDAVVVRGERLPFWSAFGRVAPCGLGLTLASIGYGTLTTFVTLYYLERGWVGAAWCLSAFGLCFIISRLLFVNAVNRFGGYNVAVACMATEVLGLGLLWLAPTPAWALLGAGLTGFGLSLVYPALGVEAIRQVPSSSRGAGLGAYAVFFDMALAVAGPVMGAVAVHLGYASIFCVAALLALAGVGLTLLLARRSRRG, encoded by the coding sequence ATGACCGCGCAACCGCCCGCCCCCATCCGCAATACCGGGATCACCCTGCAGATCCTGTCGATCGTCTTCTACACCTTCATCGCCTTCCTCTGCATCGGCCTGCCGATTGCCGTGCTGCCCAGCTACGTGCACGACCAGCTTGGCTTCGGGGCAGTGATCGCTGGGGTTACCATTGGCCTCCAATACCTCGCCACCCTGCTCAGCCGCCCCTTCGCCGGGCGTGTGGCCGATACCCTGGGCGGCAAGAAGGCCATCCGCTTCGGCCTGCTGGGCATTGCCGGTTGTGGCGTTCTGACACTGATATCCGCCTGGACCCTGACCATGCCTGTATTGAGCCTCGCCCTGCTGCTGGGCGGGCGTCTGCTGCTCGGGCTGGCCCAGGGCCTGATCGGCGTTGCGACTTTGAGTTGGGGCATCAGCCAAGTGGGGCCGGAGCATACGGCGCGGGTGATTTCCTGGAATGGCATCGCCTCCTACGGTGCCATCGCCATTGGTGCCCCCGTGGGCGTGCTGGCAGTCGATGGTCTTGATTTCAGCGTGCTCGGCCCGGCCTTGCTGGTATTGGCCGCGCTGGCCTTGCTGGTGCTGCGCAAGCGACCGGATGCAGTGGTGGTACGCGGTGAACGCCTGCCGTTCTGGTCTGCGTTCGGTCGCGTGGCTCCCTGCGGCCTGGGGCTGACACTCGCGTCGATCGGCTACGGCACCCTGACCACGTTCGTCACCCTGTACTACCTGGAGCGCGGCTGGGTCGGCGCCGCCTGGTGCCTGAGCGCCTTTGGCCTGTGCTTCATCATTTCACGGCTGCTGTTCGTCAACGCCGTCAACCGCTTTGGCGGCTACAACGTGGCCGTCGCCTGCATGGCCACCGAAGTGCTTGGCCTGGGCCTGTTGTGGCTGGCGCCCACGCCTGCCTGGGCGCTGCTCGGCGCCGGGCTGACCGGCTTCGGGCTGTCGCTGGTCTACCCTGCGCTGGGTGTCGAGGCCATCAGGCAGGTACCGAGCAGCAGCCGCGGCGCCGGGCTGGGCGCCTATGCGGTGTTCTTCGACATGGCATTGGCCGTGGCCGGGCCGGTGATGGGCGCCGTGGCGGTACACCTGGGGTACGCCTCGATCTTCTGCGTCGCGGCCCTGCTGGCCCTTGCCGGGGTAGGCCTAACGCTGTTGCTGGCGCGGCGCAGCCGTCGCGGCTGA